The Streptomyces sp. NBC_01275 genome has a segment encoding these proteins:
- a CDS encoding GH1 family beta-glucosidase gives MANDPRDAAHPIPQFPAGFLWGVSTSAHQIEGAVNEREPSVWDVFTAEPGRVKDGSTAEVACDHYHRYPEDVALLSGLGVDAYRFSISWPRVNSPGGLDFYDRLVDELCAAGVRPVPTLFHWDLPARLDWLERDTASRFAEYVSTVAERLGDRVKKWITLNEPAEHTLLGHALGTHAPGKQLLFDALPVAHHQLLAHGLAVRALRAAGANDIGIANSHGPTWPASREPADVEAADFYDVLLNRLFADPLLLGEYPAGIGELMPGDVESDLKVITEPIDWYGVNYYAPTKVGAPQGAEIEFGGITMPAELPFSVQQIDGVPVTDFGWPVVPEGLTELLTTFHGRYGDRLPPVVITENGCSYEGLDDQQRIAYLDGHLRALHRAVEAGVDVRGYFAWSLLDNFEWAEGYERRFGLVHVDYATQERTPKASYAWLRDVLAAQRSQARG, from the coding sequence ATGGCGAACGATCCGCGCGACGCGGCGCACCCGATACCCCAGTTCCCGGCCGGCTTCCTCTGGGGCGTCTCGACCTCGGCCCACCAGATCGAGGGGGCGGTGAACGAGCGCGAGCCGTCCGTGTGGGACGTGTTCACCGCCGAGCCGGGACGGGTGAAGGACGGCTCCACGGCGGAGGTGGCCTGCGACCACTACCACCGCTACCCCGAGGACGTGGCGCTCCTGTCCGGCCTGGGCGTGGACGCGTACCGCTTCTCGATCTCCTGGCCGCGGGTGAACTCCCCCGGCGGTCTCGACTTCTACGACCGTCTCGTCGACGAGCTGTGCGCGGCCGGCGTCCGCCCGGTCCCGACCCTCTTCCACTGGGACCTCCCCGCCCGCCTCGACTGGCTGGAGCGGGACACCGCCTCCCGGTTCGCCGAGTACGTGTCGACGGTCGCCGAACGCCTCGGCGACCGGGTGAAGAAGTGGATCACCCTCAACGAGCCCGCGGAGCACACCCTGTTGGGGCACGCGCTCGGCACCCACGCCCCCGGCAAGCAGCTGCTCTTCGACGCGCTCCCGGTCGCCCACCACCAACTGCTGGCCCACGGCCTGGCGGTCCGGGCCCTGCGCGCGGCCGGCGCGAACGACATCGGCATCGCCAACTCCCACGGCCCGACCTGGCCCGCCTCCCGGGAACCCGCGGACGTGGAGGCGGCCGACTTCTACGACGTCCTGCTGAACCGGCTGTTCGCCGATCCGCTGCTCCTCGGTGAATACCCCGCGGGAATCGGCGAGTTGATGCCCGGAGACGTCGAGTCCGACCTGAAGGTCATCACGGAGCCGATCGACTGGTACGGCGTCAACTACTACGCCCCGACGAAGGTCGGCGCCCCGCAGGGCGCGGAGATCGAGTTCGGCGGCATCACGATGCCCGCAGAACTCCCCTTCTCCGTCCAGCAGATCGACGGCGTCCCGGTGACGGACTTCGGCTGGCCGGTGGTCCCCGAGGGCCTCACGGAACTCCTGACCACCTTCCACGGCCGCTACGGCGACCGGCTCCCCCCGGTCGTCATCACCGAGAACGGCTGCTCCTACGAGGGCCTCGACGACCAGCAGCGCATCGCCTACCTGGACGGCCATCTCCGCGCCCTGCACCGAGCGGTGGAAGCGGGCGTGGACGTGCGCGGCTACTTCGCGTGGTCGCTGCTGGACAACTTCGAGTGGGCGGAGGGGTACGAGCGCCGCTTCGGCCTCGTCCACGTCGACTACGCGACGCAGGAACGCACCCCGAAGGCGTCGTACGCCTGGCTGCGGGACGTGCTGGCGGCCCAGAGATCGCAGGCGCGGGGATGA
- a CDS encoding MFS transporter: MTTADRDQAQDRGRVPASALAEPVERVGRGWTASLSLANGAIWVGWYGPLQILLASQAEDFAPGSGMSKETMLAWVTGVGAVVSLAANPLFGALSDRTTSRWGRRTPWIVAGTAGGALSLLLLAGAGGVWTMALGWCLVQLTLNAAFAAVTAAVPDRVPRLQRGSVGGWLGAAQILGVVGGTGLATAVGGVGAGYAACAVFTAVGVLPYVLRYEDLRLAEADRPAWSWRGFLTGFWLSPRRHPDLGWAWLTRFLMNLSNALVLLYLLYYLRDRLHYGDPEQGVLILTAVNGVTLLATVVVGGVWSDRTGRRKPFVIWSGVLMAVATAALAGWQTWTGAIVASAVLGVGFGVFTSVDFALMTDVLPKALDRGKDLGVINVANALPQVAAPALAAPIVTYLGGYRVLYLVAAVIGLAGAVLVGRIKGVD, translated from the coding sequence ATGACCACGGCGGACCGGGACCAGGCCCAGGATCGGGGCCGGGTCCCGGCGAGCGCGCTGGCCGAGCCCGTCGAACGGGTCGGCCGGGGCTGGACGGCGTCGCTGTCCCTCGCCAACGGGGCGATCTGGGTGGGCTGGTACGGCCCCCTGCAGATCCTGCTGGCCTCCCAGGCCGAGGACTTCGCGCCCGGCTCCGGCATGTCCAAGGAGACGATGCTGGCCTGGGTGACGGGCGTCGGCGCGGTGGTGTCGCTGGCGGCGAACCCGCTCTTCGGCGCGCTGTCGGACCGTACGACGTCCCGGTGGGGCCGGCGCACCCCGTGGATCGTGGCCGGAACGGCGGGCGGCGCGCTGTCGCTGCTGCTGCTCGCGGGCGCGGGCGGGGTCTGGACGATGGCGCTGGGCTGGTGTCTGGTCCAGCTGACCCTGAACGCGGCCTTCGCCGCCGTCACGGCGGCCGTCCCCGACCGGGTGCCGCGCCTCCAACGCGGCTCGGTGGGCGGCTGGTTGGGGGCCGCGCAGATCCTGGGCGTGGTCGGCGGGACGGGACTGGCGACGGCCGTCGGAGGCGTCGGCGCCGGATATGCGGCGTGCGCGGTGTTCACGGCGGTGGGCGTGCTGCCGTACGTCCTGCGCTACGAGGATCTGCGGCTGGCGGAGGCGGACCGGCCGGCCTGGTCGTGGCGGGGCTTCCTCACGGGCTTCTGGCTGAGCCCGCGCCGCCACCCCGACCTCGGCTGGGCCTGGCTGACCCGCTTCCTGATGAACCTGAGCAACGCGCTGGTGCTGCTGTACCTCCTGTACTACCTGCGCGACCGGCTGCACTACGGCGACCCCGAGCAGGGCGTGCTGATCCTGACGGCGGTGAACGGGGTGACGCTGCTGGCCACGGTCGTCGTCGGAGGCGTCTGGTCGGACCGCACCGGGCGGCGCAAGCCGTTCGTGATCTGGTCCGGCGTGCTGATGGCGGTGGCGACGGCGGCGCTGGCGGGCTGGCAGACCTGGACGGGGGCGATCGTCGCGTCGGCGGTGCTGGGCGTCGGCTTCGGCGTGTTCACCTCGGTCGACTTCGCCCTCATGACGGACGTCCTGCCGAAGGCCCTGGACCGCGGCAAGGACCTCGGCGTCATCAACGTGGCCAACGCCCTCCCCCAGGTCGCCGCGCCCGCCCTCGCCGCCCCGATCGTGACGTACCTGGGCGGCTACCGGGTGCTGTACCTGGTGGCGGCGGTGATCGGGCTGGCGGGGGCGGTACTGGTGGGGAGGATCAAGGGGGTGGACTGA
- a CDS encoding NAD(P)-dependent oxidoreductase yields MLTLVTGTTGQVGRRFVPRLLAQAGPGERVRVLVRDAARAERFAELGAEVVVGDLRDAEALGKAVAGVDAVVNVAASFRGVPDEEAWAINRDAAVDLGRAALAAGVQRFVQVSTGLVYGVGRGRPLTEDDEIRPGGEMWGAYPESKAAAERELLALEGVEVRIGRLPFVYGDGDPHLAQSLRWAAHWAAAQRLQMAHHADVAQGLLRLLYAPAVSGPLYNIADDAPVTAVELHQLNGVEAPADLYARTDPDPWFGIMSTQRIRRDLGFRPHFPTVWAARDAGAL; encoded by the coding sequence ATGTTGACATTGGTGACGGGTACGACGGGACAGGTAGGCCGGCGTTTCGTGCCGAGGCTGCTGGCGCAGGCCGGGCCGGGGGAGAGGGTGCGGGTCCTGGTGCGGGACGCGGCGCGTGCGGAGCGGTTCGCGGAGCTGGGCGCCGAGGTCGTGGTCGGGGATCTGCGGGACGCGGAGGCGCTCGGCAAGGCGGTGGCCGGGGTGGACGCGGTCGTGAACGTCGCGGCGTCCTTCCGCGGGGTGCCCGACGAGGAGGCGTGGGCGATCAACCGGGACGCGGCGGTGGACCTCGGCCGCGCCGCGCTGGCCGCCGGCGTGCAGCGGTTCGTGCAGGTCAGCACGGGGCTGGTGTACGGCGTCGGACGCGGTCGCCCGCTGACCGAGGACGACGAGATCCGGCCGGGCGGAGAGATGTGGGGCGCCTATCCCGAGTCCAAGGCGGCGGCCGAGCGGGAGCTGCTCGCGCTGGAGGGCGTCGAGGTGCGGATCGGCCGACTGCCCTTCGTGTACGGCGACGGCGACCCGCATCTCGCCCAGTCCCTGAGGTGGGCCGCGCACTGGGCGGCGGCCCAGCGGCTGCAGATGGCCCACCACGCCGACGTCGCCCAGGGGCTGCTGCGCCTGCTGTACGCGCCGGCGGTGAGCGGACCCCTCTACAACATCGCCGACGACGCCCCCGTCACGGCGGTCGAGCTGCACCAGCTCAACGGTGTCGAGGCGCCCGCCGACCTGTACGCCCGGACCGACCCCGACCCGTGGTTCGGGATCATGTCCACGCAGCGGATCCGCCGGGACCTCGGCTTCCGCCCCCATTTCCCGACCGTCTGGGCCGCCCGCGACGCAGGCGCCCTCTGA
- a CDS encoding helix-turn-helix transcriptional regulator produces the protein MNRAELADFLRRGRARLTPSDVGLTPGARRRTPGLRREEVAQLVGMSVDYYTRLEQCRGPRPSRQMLTALARALRLTDDERDHLFHLTGEEPPRRETASAHVPPGLMLILDRLHDTPAQVVTDCGEVLAQNAMARALTYDVMSRPRRERNLVRRYFLDPTARTLFPEEDRPDHARAHVASLRAVAAARPDDPEPAALVAELRAGSEEFARLWDDHEVSQRHRATKRFRHPLVGLLDLDCEVMLSHEHHQLLVVHTARPGTEAYERLQLLRVIGLQDLSPQEATP, from the coding sequence GTGAACCGAGCCGAACTAGCCGACTTCCTGCGCCGTGGCCGGGCCCGTCTGACCCCGTCGGACGTGGGCCTGACGCCGGGGGCCCGCCGCCGCACGCCCGGCCTGCGCCGCGAGGAGGTGGCGCAGCTGGTGGGCATGTCGGTCGACTACTACACGCGCCTCGAGCAGTGCCGGGGCCCGCGTCCGTCACGCCAGATGCTGACGGCGCTGGCCCGCGCCCTGCGCCTCACCGACGACGAACGCGACCATCTGTTCCACCTGACGGGCGAGGAGCCCCCGCGCCGGGAGACCGCGTCGGCGCATGTCCCGCCCGGCCTGATGCTGATCCTGGACCGGCTGCACGACACCCCGGCGCAGGTGGTGACCGACTGCGGCGAGGTCCTGGCGCAGAACGCGATGGCCAGGGCGCTGACCTACGACGTGATGTCCCGCCCCCGCCGCGAACGCAACCTGGTCCGCCGCTACTTCCTGGACCCGACCGCGCGCACCCTGTTCCCGGAGGAGGACCGGCCGGACCACGCCCGCGCCCATGTGGCCAGTCTGCGCGCGGTGGCCGCCGCCCGCCCCGACGACCCGGAACCGGCCGCGCTGGTCGCCGAACTCCGTGCGGGGAGCGAGGAGTTCGCGCGCCTGTGGGACGACCACGAGGTGTCCCAGCGCCACCGCGCGACGAAACGCTTCCGGCACCCCCTGGTGGGCCTCCTGGACCTGGACTGCGAGGTCATGCTCAGCCACGAGCACCACCAGCTCCTGGTCGTCCACACGGCCCGCCCGGGCACGGAGGCGTACGAACGCCTGCAACTGCTGCGGGTGATCGGCCTCCAGGACCTGTCCCCACAGGAAGCGACCCCTTAG
- the era gene encoding GTPase Era translates to MSVRTESSEQPAEAVHRAGFACFVGRPNAGKSTLTNALVGKKVAITSNRPQTTRHTVRGIVHRPEAQLILVDTPGLHKPRTLLGERLNDVVRATWAEVDVIGFCLPANEKLGPGDRFIAKELAGIKRTPKVAVITKTDLVDSKTLAEQLIAVDQLGKELGFEWAEIVPVSAVAGEQVELLADLLIPMLPESPPLYPEGDLTDEPEQVMVAELIREAALEGVRDELPHSIAVVVEEMLPREDRPAEKPLLDIHANIYIERPSQKGIIIGPKGKRLKDVGIKSRKQIEALLGTPVFLDLHVKVAKDWQRDPKQLRKLGF, encoded by the coding sequence ATGAGCGTTCGTACCGAGTCTTCCGAGCAGCCGGCCGAGGCCGTCCACCGCGCCGGCTTCGCCTGCTTCGTGGGCCGCCCCAACGCGGGCAAGTCCACCCTCACGAACGCTCTGGTGGGGAAGAAGGTGGCGATCACCTCCAACCGTCCGCAGACCACGCGGCACACGGTACGGGGCATCGTGCACCGCCCGGAGGCGCAGCTGATCCTGGTCGACACACCGGGCCTGCACAAGCCGCGCACCCTGCTGGGCGAACGTCTGAACGACGTCGTACGCGCCACCTGGGCCGAGGTCGACGTCATCGGCTTCTGCCTGCCGGCGAACGAGAAGCTGGGCCCCGGCGACCGCTTCATCGCCAAGGAGCTGGCCGGGATCAAGCGGACCCCGAAGGTCGCGGTCATCACCAAGACCGACCTCGTGGACTCCAAGACCCTCGCCGAGCAGCTCATCGCCGTCGACCAGCTCGGCAAGGAGCTGGGCTTCGAGTGGGCGGAGATCGTGCCGGTCTCGGCGGTCGCCGGCGAGCAGGTCGAGCTGCTCGCCGACCTGCTGATCCCGATGCTCCCCGAGAGCCCGCCCCTCTACCCCGAGGGCGACCTGACGGACGAGCCCGAACAGGTGATGGTCGCCGAGCTGATCCGCGAGGCCGCGCTGGAGGGCGTGCGCGACGAGCTCCCGCACTCCATCGCCGTCGTCGTCGAGGAGATGCTCCCGCGCGAGGACCGCCCGGCGGAGAAGCCGCTGCTGGACATCCACGCCAACATCTACATCGAGCGCCCCAGCCAGAAGGGCATCATCATCGGCCCCAAGGGCAAGCGCCTGAAGGACGTCGGCATCAAGTCCCGCAAACAGATCGAGGCCCTCCTGGGCACACCGGTCTTCCTGGACCTGCATGTGAAGGTCGCGAAGGACTGGCAGCGGGATCCCAAGCAGCTGCGGAAATTGGGGTTCTAG
- a CDS encoding ammonium transporter, producing MILAAAPADTGDTAWLLAATALVLLMTPGLALFYGGMVRTKSVLNMLMMSFVSIALVTVVWLTAGYSLAFGEDVGGGLIGGLEHAGMAGLGPDSVQGTVPTLLFATFQLTFAIITAALISGAIADRAKFGAWLVFVPVWALLVYVPVAHWVWGPGGWILNGLGALDFAGGLPVEITSGASGLALCLVLGPRLGFKKDAMRPHNLPMVMLGAGLLWFGWFGFNAGSALGANGLAAAAFLNTLAAGCTGLLGWLFVEQRRDGHPTTLGAASGAVAGLVAITPSCGSVSLLGALVVGLAAGVVCSYAVSWKFKLNYDDSLDVVGVHLVGGVIGTLLIGVFAVDTMTGGPEGLLYGGGLAQLGKQLVAVVVVGAYAFAVTYGIGKLLDRTIGLRADEDHEHTGLDLTVHAETAYDHGVLGHGAPVAHSVPHSAQKVKPQA from the coding sequence GTGATCCTGGCCGCCGCCCCCGCGGACACCGGCGACACCGCCTGGCTGCTCGCCGCCACCGCCCTCGTCCTGTTGATGACCCCGGGCCTGGCCCTGTTCTACGGCGGCATGGTCCGCACGAAGAGCGTCCTCAACATGCTCATGATGAGCTTTGTGTCGATCGCCCTGGTCACGGTGGTGTGGCTGACGGCCGGCTACTCCCTCGCCTTCGGCGAGGACGTCGGGGGCGGGCTGATCGGCGGGCTGGAGCACGCCGGCATGGCGGGCCTCGGCCCGGACAGCGTCCAGGGGACCGTGCCCACCCTTCTCTTCGCCACCTTCCAGCTCACCTTCGCGATCATCACGGCCGCGCTGATCAGCGGCGCGATCGCCGACCGGGCGAAGTTCGGGGCGTGGCTGGTCTTCGTCCCCGTCTGGGCGCTGCTCGTATACGTTCCCGTCGCCCACTGGGTCTGGGGCCCCGGCGGCTGGATCCTGAACGGCCTCGGGGCGCTCGACTTCGCCGGCGGACTGCCGGTGGAGATCACCTCCGGCGCCTCCGGTCTGGCCCTCTGCCTGGTCCTCGGCCCGCGTCTGGGGTTCAAGAAGGACGCGATGCGGCCGCACAACCTGCCCATGGTGATGCTGGGCGCGGGGCTGCTCTGGTTCGGCTGGTTCGGCTTCAACGCGGGCTCGGCGCTGGGCGCGAACGGTCTGGCTGCCGCCGCCTTCCTCAACACCCTCGCCGCCGGCTGCACCGGCCTGCTGGGCTGGCTCTTCGTCGAGCAGCGGCGCGACGGCCACCCGACCACCCTGGGCGCGGCCTCCGGCGCCGTCGCGGGCCTGGTCGCGATCACGCCGTCCTGCGGCTCGGTCTCCCTCCTCGGCGCCCTGGTCGTCGGCCTCGCCGCCGGCGTCGTCTGCTCGTACGCCGTGAGCTGGAAGTTCAAGCTGAACTACGACGACTCCCTGGACGTCGTCGGCGTCCACCTGGTCGGCGGCGTCATCGGCACCCTCCTCATCGGCGTCTTCGCCGTCGACACCATGACCGGCGGCCCGGAAGGCCTTCTCTACGGCGGCGGACTCGCCCAGCTCGGCAAGCAGCTCGTCGCCGTGGTCGTCGTCGGCGCGTACGCCTTCGCCGTCACCTACGGCATCGGCAAGCTGCTCGACCGCACGATCGGCCTGCGGGCGGACGAGGACCACGAGCACACCGGCCTGGACCTTACGGTGCACGCCGAGACCGCATACGATCACGGCGTCCTGGGCCACGGCGCCCCGGTCGCCCACTCCGTCCCGCACTCCGCGCAGAAGGTCAAGCCCCAGGCATGA
- a CDS encoding P-II family nitrogen regulator, giving the protein MKLITAIVKPYRLDEVKTALQEIGVHGLTVTEASGYGRQRGHTEVYRGAEYQVDLVPKVRIEVVVDDADCDAAIDAIVKAARTGKIGDGKVWALPVETVVRVRTGERGPDAL; this is encoded by the coding sequence ATGAAGCTCATCACCGCGATCGTCAAGCCCTACCGCCTCGACGAGGTCAAGACGGCCCTGCAGGAGATCGGCGTGCACGGCCTGACCGTGACCGAGGCCAGCGGCTACGGCCGGCAGCGCGGCCACACCGAGGTGTACCGGGGCGCCGAGTACCAGGTCGACCTCGTGCCCAAGGTCCGTATCGAGGTCGTCGTCGACGACGCCGACTGCGACGCCGCGATCGACGCGATCGTCAAGGCCGCACGGACGGGGAAGATCGGCGACGGGAAGGTGTGGGCCCTGCCGGTCGAGACGGTCGTACGGGTGCGGACGGGCGAGCGCGGCCCCGACGCGCTTTAG
- a CDS encoding DUF916 domain-containing protein, with the protein MRKVLSVLLCLLCSLPCLLIAAPARAADNGSWSVYPVSSAVAARPYFYVSADPGQTIEDKVVVANKTDKPLTFRLYAADAYNTARDGGFAVRSLDERMRGVGAWAKPAKDRITVPGHKKVTVPFTVEVPEGAEPGDHPGAIVALDERVEKGGGGVALGVQRAVAARVYLQVSGPTLPALAVEDVHIAHHQPLVPGLGDSTATISYTLHNTGNVTLDPKVELTARGLFGRTLLSRDLTKIPAELLPGQRVRLTEPWRGAPQLDWTDVKLTVSAEDTKESAAASFVAVPWLVVAVLTVALGAGAWLLLRLRRTRPKGARGADVLRLRRRARSATTAPQAKVGQSAGG; encoded by the coding sequence ATGCGCAAGGTCCTTTCCGTCCTGCTGTGTCTCCTGTGTTCCCTGCCGTGTCTCCTGATCGCCGCCCCCGCCCGGGCCGCCGACAACGGCAGCTGGTCCGTCTACCCCGTCTCCTCGGCCGTCGCCGCACGGCCGTACTTCTACGTCTCGGCCGATCCCGGCCAGACGATCGAGGACAAGGTCGTCGTCGCCAACAAGACGGACAAGCCCCTGACCTTCCGGCTCTACGCGGCCGATGCCTACAACACCGCCCGCGACGGCGGGTTCGCCGTGAGGTCGCTCGACGAGCGGATGCGGGGCGTGGGGGCGTGGGCGAAGCCCGCGAAGGACCGGATCACCGTGCCCGGCCACAAGAAGGTCACCGTGCCGTTCACCGTGGAGGTGCCCGAGGGCGCGGAGCCCGGCGATCATCCGGGCGCGATCGTGGCGCTCGACGAGCGGGTCGAGAAGGGAGGCGGCGGGGTCGCGCTCGGCGTGCAGCGGGCCGTCGCCGCCCGCGTCTACCTCCAGGTCAGCGGACCCACCCTGCCCGCGCTCGCCGTCGAGGACGTCCACATCGCCCACCACCAGCCCCTCGTCCCCGGCCTCGGCGACAGCACGGCGACGATCTCCTACACGTTGCACAACACCGGGAACGTCACCCTCGATCCCAAGGTGGAGCTGACGGCCCGCGGCCTCTTCGGGCGTACGCTGCTCAGCCGCGACCTGACCAAGATCCCCGCCGAGCTGCTGCCCGGCCAGCGGGTGCGCCTCACCGAGCCCTGGCGGGGCGCGCCCCAACTCGACTGGACGGACGTGAAACTGACGGTGAGCGCCGAAGACACGAAGGAGTCGGCGGCCGCGTCGTTCGTAGCGGTGCCGTGGCTGGTGGTGGCGGTGCTGACGGTGGCGCTCGGCGCAGGGGCGTGGCTGCTGCTCAGGCTCCGGCGGACGCGCCCCAAAGGGGCGCGAGGCGCTGACGTTCTGCGGCTCCGCCGCCGGGCGCGATCAGCCACGACGGCCCCGCAGGCAAAGGTCGGCCAATCCGCCGGAGGCTAA